The Cellulomonas oligotrophica sequence GGGCTCGCCGTGATGATCGTGACGCGGCGGTCGTCGGCGCGGCAGCGCTGTGCGAGCGGCGTGAAGTCCGCGTCGGCCGAGACGATGACGAACTCGTCGTACCGGGTGCGCGCCGCGAGCGCGTCGACCGCGTCGAGCACGAGGTTGATGTCGGCGCTGGACTTGCCCTGCTGCGTCAGCGACGGGCAGTCCACGACCTGGAAGCCGGCGCGCGTGAAGTTCGGCCGGTACCGGGAGTACACCGACGGGTTGAGGTAGCAGGCGAGCACGAGGAACCGGCGCGTGATCTCCCCGTCCGTGCCCGACCCGTGCGCCAGCTCGGCCAGCCAGTGGCCCGGGTCCGTCGCGAACGCCTCCGCCGCCTCGGCGTCGAGCCGGGTCAGGCCGATGTAGACGTTGTCGAAGTCGACGAACAACGCCGATCGCAGGTGGCGGGGCGTACGGGTCTCGGAGACGGTCACGGACCCATCCTGCCCGCCCGGCGGCCGTGACGACGTGCGAGGACGACGTGCGTCGGTAGCCTCGACGCGGACGGGCCGCCGGTCCGCCCCTGGCCGCGCACCCCGGAGGACCTGCCCGTGATCCGTCGTCGAGCCGTCGTGCACGGGCTCGTGCAGGGCGTCGGGTTCCGCTGGTCCGCGGCGCGCGAGGCCGCACGCCTCGGTGTGGCCGGCTGGGTGCGCAACCGGCCCGACGGCACCGTCGAGGCCGCGGTCGAGGGCCCTGCAGGCGACGTCGAGGCCATGCTGCGCTGGCTCGGCCACGGACCGGCCGGTGCTGTGGTCCGCGCGGTCGACGTCGCCGACGAGGAGCCGACGGGCACGACGGGGTTCGTGGTCGAGCCGTGACGGCCGCAGCCCCGGCCGACGACCTGGCCCCGGCCGACGCCCTCGCGCCGGACGGCACGGCACCGGCCGCGCCGGGCGCCGCCACCGCGACCGCGACCCCCGCGCCGGACACGACCACCGTGCCCACCGCCGTCCCCACGACGGCTCCCGCGGCGCCCCCGACCGACGACGCCACCCCCGGCCCGGACCCCGCAGCCACCACCACGCCCGTCCCCACGTCGCCGGCCACGACCGCCCCGGCCGTGCCGTCGGCCCCGGTGACCCCGCCGGGGCAGTCGCCGAGCGCGACCACGACCACGCCGGCGGTCGAGGTGCCCGCCTTCACGTCGCCGCCCGCCGTGACGGCGTCGGGCCTGCCGGCCGGTGCGCTCGTCGTCGCCGCGCTCGTGCTGCTCGCCGTGACCGTGCTGGTGGTGGCCCTGTGGCGGTCGACGCGGCGGACCGGCGCGGAGCCGGCCGGTCCGCACGCCGCGACCCCCGGCGACGACGGCGGACCGGCCACGCTCGTGCTCCCCGCCCCGGAGCGCGCGGGGTCGGAGGACCCGGACGCCCCGCCGCCGGCCGTCGACGTCGTCGCCGCCGACCCGCACCCCGCGGCGCGGCAGGCGGAGACCGTCCGGTTCCTCGTGGCGCTCGGGCAGGCGCTCGTCGACTCCTCGGCGCCGATCGTCCAGGTCAACCGGACGCTGGAACGGGTCGCCGCCGTCAACGACCTCCCGGACACGCAGGTCGTGACCTTCCCGACCGCGCTGCTCGTGTCCGTCGCCGGGGAGGGCGGCGTGCACACGGCGGTGTCCGGCGCCGGGGCGCGGACCCTGCGCCTCGACCAGGTGCAGGACGTCCTCGACCTCGCCGCCGGTGCGGTGCGCGGCGACGTGCGTCCCCGTGACGGGCTCGGCGCGCTCGCCACGACGCTCGCCGCGCCACCGCCGTCGACCCCGCTGGTCCGCCTGGTCGGCTACCTCGCGATCGCCGCGGGCCTGTCGATGGTGCTCGGCGGCGGGTGGGCGGACGTGCTCGTCGCGACGGTGCTGGGCGGGGCCGTCGCCGCGGTCGTGCTGCTGACGGGCCGGGTGCCGGGCGCCTACCAGGGGCTGCTCGTCGCGGCGTGCGCGTTCCTCGTGTCCGTGCCGGTGCTGCTGCTCGCGCGCACGGGGCTGCCCGTGGGCCTGCTCGCCCCGCTCGTCGCGCCGCTGGTGACGTTCCTGCCGGGTGCGCAGCTCACCACCGGGGTGATCGACCTGGCCACGCGGCAGATGATCGCCGGGTCCGCGCGCCTGGCCGCGGGCGTCATGCAGCTCGTGCTCCTCGCGCTGGGCATCACCGCGGCGGCCGGGCTCGTGGGCGTCCCGGCCACCGAGGTCGGCACGGCCAGCGCGCACCCGCTGGGCTGGGCGGGCCCCTGGGTCGGGGTGCTGGTGTACGCGGTCGGGGTGGTGCTGCACAACGACGCACGACGCACGTCG is a genomic window containing:
- a CDS encoding threonine/serine exporter family protein, which produces MTAAAPADDLAPADALAPDGTAPAAPGAATATATPAPDTTTVPTAVPTTAPAAPPTDDATPGPDPAATTTPVPTSPATTAPAVPSAPVTPPGQSPSATTTTPAVEVPAFTSPPAVTASGLPAGALVVAALVLLAVTVLVVALWRSTRRTGAEPAGPHAATPGDDGGPATLVLPAPERAGSEDPDAPPPAVDVVAADPHPAARQAETVRFLVALGQALVDSSAPIVQVNRTLERVAAVNDLPDTQVVTFPTALLVSVAGEGGVHTAVSGAGARTLRLDQVQDVLDLAAGAVRGDVRPRDGLGALATTLAAPPPSTPLVRLVGYLAIAAGLSMVLGGGWADVLVATVLGGAVAAVVLLTGRVPGAYQGLLVAACAFLVSVPVLLLARTGLPVGLLAPLVAPLVTFLPGAQLTTGVIDLATRQMIAGSARLAAGVMQLVLLALGITAAAGLVGVPATEVGTASAHPLGWAGPWVGVLVYAVGVVLHNDARRTSLPWIAVVLLTAYAGQVVGGLLLGAVVSAFVGALAMTPVAMLAASRTRGPAFLVAFLPGFWVLVPGALGLVGVTSALGQGTEQAVTTIVTTGTTMVAISLGVLAGLALGAGLQRRLAPDAPAIL
- a CDS encoding acylphosphatase, whose translation is MIRRRAVVHGLVQGVGFRWSAAREAARLGVAGWVRNRPDGTVEAAVEGPAGDVEAMLRWLGHGPAGAVVRAVDVADEEPTGTTGFVVEP